In Hermetia illucens chromosome 1, iHerIll2.2.curated.20191125, whole genome shotgun sequence, one genomic interval encodes:
- the LOC119654483 gene encoding retinol dehydrogenase 13-like has translation MSGTFAFLKSKPIIFMSSVGVALSIGTLLKDNMQGGQFRKAVSANGKVVIVTGSNTGIGKETVRELAKRGAHVYMACRNLSKCEEAREEIVVETKNGHIYCRECDLSSFESIRKFVDEFKKEEKRLDILINNAGVMRCPRAVTKEGIEMQLGVNHMGHFLLTNLLLDLLKKSAPSRIVVVSSLAHTRGEINVTDLNSEKSYDEGKAYNQSKLANVLFTRELAKRLEGTGVTVNALHPGVVDTEIMRHMGIFNNFFSKIIVRPLIWPFLKDAKSGAQTTLYAALDPELDKVSGQYFSDCEPKEVADAGKNDDMAKWLWAVSEKWTKAST, from the exons ATGTCCGGCACATTTGCATTTCTAAAGAGTAAGCCCATCATTTTTATGAGCTCAGTTGGCGTGGCTCTGAGCATAGGAACACTTTTAAA GGACAACATGCAGGGCGGCCAGTTCCGCAAGGCAGTCAGCGCCAATGGCAAAGTTGTCATAGTTACCGGTTCGAATACGGGAATTGGGAAGGAGACGGTTCGGGAATTGGCTAAGCGGGGAGCGCACGTTTATATGGCTTGCCGGAATTTGTCTAAATGCGAAGAG GCAAGGGAGGAGATCGTGGTGGAAACCAAGAACGGACACATTTACTGCCGTGAATGTGATTTATCCTCGTTTGAATCGATCAGAAAATTTGTTGACGA GTTCAAGAAAGAGGAGAAACGGCTGGACATCCTCATTAACAACGCGGGCGTTATGAGGTGCCCTCGAGCAGTCACTAAGGAGGGAATTGAAATGCAATTAGGCGTCAATCACATGGGACACTTTTTGCTGACGAATTTACTGCTTGATTTGCTTAAG AAATCCGCCCCAAGCCGAATTGTGGTAGTGTCCAGTTTGGCTCATACCCGCGGAGAAATCAACGTCACCGACCTAAATAGCGAAAAATCCTACGACGAAGGCAAGGCATATAATCAAAGTAAATTGGCGAACGTTTTGTTTACTCGGGAGCTTGCCAAGAGACTTGAAG GCACAGGAGTAACAGTGAACGCTCTTCATCCTGGCGTTGTCGACACGGAAATCATGCGTCATATGGGAATATTCAACAATTTCTTCTCAAA GATTATTGTTCGGCCGCTCATTTGGCCATTCCTCAAGGACGCCAAGTCAGGGGCACAAACAACACTTTATGCAGCATTAGATCCTGAACTGGACAAAGTTTCCGGCCAATATTTTAGCGATTGCGAGCCGAAGGAAGTGGCGGATGCCGGCAAAAATGATGACATGGCCAAGTGGCTTTGGGCTGTAAGCGAGAAGTGGACGAAGGCATCGACATAG